In a genomic window of Scheffersomyces stipitis CBS 6054 chromosome 4, complete sequence:
- a CDS encoding mitochondrial 54S ribosomal protein YmL33, translating to MSATKQLFYKITQTRSTIGMPPITRKNIEALGLKKRNQIVYQSVSPSTAHRLARVKELVKVELVNENKTVQQLSAERKFQPGFNLVKGEMFAKKYE from the coding sequence ATGCTGGCGACCAAACAGTTGTTCTACAAGATCACTCAAACCAGGTCTACCATAGGAATGCCTCCTATTACTCGCAAAAACATTGAAGCCTTGggcttgaagaagagaaaccAGATAGTCTACCAATCAGTTTCACCATCAACGGCCCACAGGTTGGCCAGAGTCAAGGAATTGGTCAAGGTTGAGTTGGTAAACGAGAATAAGACAGTGCAACAGTTGTCAGCCGAAAGGAAGTTCCAGCCAGgattcaacttggtcaaggGAGAAATGTTTGCTAAGAAATACGAATAG
- a CDS encoding predicted protein, with protein MFGAIRATQRNRVTNSLFSSTFAICCLMVAGNSLVPCPVDCVHGNDSIIDERYRQKLPEKAVGDQK; from the coding sequence atGTTTGGAGCCATCAGAGCTACTCAAAGAAACAGAGTTACCAACTCTTTGTTCAGCTCAACTTTTGCCATCTGCTGCTTGATGGTAGCTGGAAATTCGCTTGTTCCATGCCCTGTTGACTGCGTTCACGGCAACGACTCTATCATTGACGAAAGATATAGACAGAAATTGCCTGAAAAAGCTGTTGGTGACCAGAAATAG
- a CDS encoding predicted protein translates to MLQYHFPSASEVRVPSNLPREVLLSKNLKIEAEQKPKAPLYTNTPISKSFNTNEQEYENPLNDILQESRKLINAYVLAYPETKESEQQPAPNPKKNRSRKSSSKKKIRGTKRTRSQNESSLEEVIQEKQNSPEQDSSACNTPIPNKTIYFSPSGSSKKKHQNLLQSTPVSVLKEATLNLQKSNKVLKIDKATLVTKLQEESQKENFLAEATADDSEYDDLACHADNILRMAVDSTMLGSFNGSISSSFSNTFANDSVLGIKMRKKYPDILDDDIADKSLLELRSSRWNTLDRMKASKIEINAEDLQAAVNE, encoded by the coding sequence ATGCTCCAATATCACTTTCCAAGTGCCAGTGAGGTCAGAGTACCCCTGAATTTGCCTcgagaagttcttcttagcaagaacttgaagatcgAAGCGGAGCAAAAACCAAAAGCTCCTCTCTATACGAATACTCCCATAAGCAAAAGCTTCAACACTAACGAACAAGAATACGAAAATCCACTCAACGACATACTACAAGAAAGTAGAAAACTCATAAATGCCTATGTGTTGGCATACCCTGAGACAAAAGAAAGCGAGCAACAACCAGCTCCAAAccccaagaagaacagatcTCGCAAATCCTCCAGCAAAAAAAAGATTCGTGGAACAAAGAGAACCAGACTGCAAAACGAAAGCtcacttgaagaagttatACAAGAAAAACAGAACCTGCCCGAGCAAGATAGCTCAGCTTGCAACACTCCAATTCCTAACAAGACTATATATTTTTCACCATCCGGATCTTCGAAGAAAAAGCACCAGAACTTGCTACAATCCACTCCTGTTTCAGTATTGAAAGAAGCTACCTTAAACCTCCAGAAGTCAAATAAAGTCCTCAAGATAGATAAGGCTACACTAGTAACCaaattgcaagaagaaagccaaaaggaaaacttTTTGGCGGAAGCAACTGCGGATGATTCTGAATACGACGATTTAGCCTGTCACGCCGACAACATCTTAAGAATGGCCGTAGATTCTACTATGTTGGGTTCCTTCAATGGTTCCATATCatcttcgttttcaaatACTTTCGCTAATGATTCTGTATTAGGCATAAAAATGAGAAAGAAGTATCCCGATATTTTGGATGATGATATTGCCGACAAGAGTTTGCTCGAGTTAAGGTCTTCAAGATGGAACACTTTGGACAGAATGAAGGCTTCCAAGATTGAAATTAATGCTGAAGATTTACAAGCTGCCGTTAACGAATAA
- a CDS encoding predicted protein — translation IEYLLRYKRYPLVWKFCQYIKSEKLGVTFTTYILLLKAIAESSASSNSSELGCILFEEAMNMKIGNITIRSSEDQKWLLCRNLLLILTQSEDMIDCVKLNELYTKYFQNFKGRQSFELQYCSTYITILLRSGQTERAVDEFEKTLRRLEDSGYDLQDILKELPILRLLLVLQRDKDFDNILKWLTIVQEIDDRQRHQDINDNKRIISNELWVQFLDTALSSNHYKLVKLVYDHFIMRGFSNSTISIEDAIFEDLTTKDSGFNYINDDTTFQILHTLSGNGDVDSTLSLIESHYIHKKFKGERALNKELYIKIIEAYCYSDKLTKIWNESEPGHHELKDTSIEQILSVINGIMEKLEVDKEEQLNYRDISVAMSSKFWSYSDHDKNIEKAVQKRNQISDRILHSEENETVTTVLPRKMANTNIESSQYGNLLANLDVLHDFVGSHTQYMLNENLDSSITIFINCILEHLHIHQNFTSIVRTLQSLFHVEHDFATKWLDKDSFDIIFNSLANSSSSKLCSLTLFNYFKESNKILSHENYYCLMSAVLRGYFHDGLQFYLYHYLLDYGGMVDDKIIMLLREIPKSELRGHENTHKIFEYVADLSRHSSTLSRETIDGIWDEWHLCKNSSRIAEEKPTKFNRIYHKSFDERDCGYLEFILKS, via the coding sequence ATAGAGTACCTCCTAAGGTACAAGCGATATCCACTTGTATGGAAATTTTGCCAATACATAAAAAGCGAGAAACTAGGTGTCACATTTACAACATACATTTTGCTATTGAAGGCGATCGCAGAATCCAGTGCCAGTTCCAATTCATCTGAGTTAGGTTGCATTCTTTTTGAAGAGGCTATGAACatgaaaattggaaatatCACCATACGCCTGTCTGAGGACCAGAAATGGTTGCTTTGCCGAAATCTTCTCTTAATTTTGACTCAAAGTGAAGACATGATAGATTGTGTAAAGTTGAACGAATTATACACAAAATACTTTCAGAACTTCAAAGGTAGGCAACTGTTTGAATTGCAGTATTGTTCTACTTATATTACCATTTTGCTAAGGTCCGGTCAGACAGAAAGGGCTGTAGATGAGTTTGAAAAGACTCTACGTAGGCTAGAGGATTCGGGTTACGATTTGCAGGATATCTTGAAAGAGCTTCCTATTCTACGTCTCTTGTTGGTCTTGCAAAGAGACAAAGATTTCGATAACATATTAAAGTGGCTCActattgttcaagaaatagATGACCGGCAGAGACATCAAGACATCAATGACAACAAACGCATAATTTCCAACGAGCTCTGGGTTCAGTTTTTGGACACAGCTTTGTCCAGCAACCACTATAAGTTGGTGAAATTAGTCTATGACCATTTCATAATGAGAGGTTTTTctaattctacaatttcgATAGAAGACGCTATTTTTGAAGATCTTACCACAAAGGATAGTGGTTTTAATTACATTAACGACGATACGACTTTTCAAATATTGCATACTTTGTCAGGTAACGGAGATGTCGATCTGACATTGAGCTTGATTGAATCACATTACATTCATAAGAAATTTAAAGGAGAAAGAGCACTAAACAAGGAGTTATACATTAAAATAATAGAAGCATATTGCTACAGCGACAAATTGACCAAGATTTGGAACGAATCAGAACCTGGTCATCATGAATTAAAAGACACTAGCATCGAGCAGATACTTAGCGTTATCAATGGAATAatggaaaagttggaagtcgacaaagaagaacaacttaATTATAGAGATATTTCTGTTGCCATGTCATCCAAATTCTGGTCTTATAGTGACCACGACAAGAACATCGAAAAAGCCGTTCAGAAACGAAATCAGATTTCTGAtagaattcttcattcagaagagaatgaaaCCGTAACTACGGTATTGCCTAGAAAAATGGCCAATACCAATATCGAATCATCTCAGTATGGAAATTTGTTGGCTAATCTCGATGTTCTCCATGACTTTGTCGGTTCCCATACCCAGTACATgttgaatgaaaatttaGATAGTTCGATCACCATCTTTATTAATTGCATTTTGGAGCATTTGCATATACATCAAAACTTCACTTCGATTGTACGAACTTTGCAATCGTTATTTCATGTTGAACACGATTTCGCTACCAAATGGCTCGATAAAGATCTGTTTGACAtaatattcaattcattgGCAAAttcgtcatcttccaagttATGTTCTCTTACGTTGTTCAATTACTTCAAAGAGTCTAACAAGATTCTCAGTCATGAGAACTACTATTGTCTCATGTCGGCAGTTCTCAGAGGTTATTTTCATGATGGCTTACAGTTTTACCTCTACCACTATTTGCTAGACTATGGTGGTATGGTAGATGACAAGATTATCATGTTGCTTCGTGAAATACCTAAATCTGAATTGCGGGGCCACGAAAATACCCAtaaaatttttgaatatGTTGCTGATTTAAGTAGACATTCTCTGACGTTATCAAGAGAGACTATTGACGGAATATGGGACGAGTGGCATCTATGCAAGAATCTGTCACGTATCGCTGAAGAAAAGCCTACCAAATTTAACAGAATATACCATAAGCTGTTCGACGAAAGGGATTGCGGGTATCTTGAGTTTATCTTGAAACTGTAA
- a CDS encoding predicted protein: MFRLARRKLATSADTIAKQQQFNVFDRSAKLLQRSRTPLLNPELSRKKEYLRDEVALKTIERLAFITRDFTNVLDFGSHSGNLLKNLCVETEIPPDADYAETEITKQLNNDKKIICSKIKELTMVDSSRELLYRDAEESFNSVFPGKVIRSVADEEIFSHESLSKPEHYDAVISNLSLHWINDLPSTLANINRILKPDGLFMGTLFGGDTLYELRTSLQLAEMERMGGMSPRVSPLVNLNDIGSLLNRAGFSMLTIDAEDIIVGGFPDIVSVMDDLQAMGEQNSVLSRSGYLPRDVLLAANEIYKTMHGEKDDNGVVTLPATFNIIFMIGWKKSENQPKPLARGSGQVNLKDVL; this comes from the coding sequence ATGTTCAGATTagccagaagaaaacttgCCACTTCAGCTGATACCATAGCgaaacagcagcagttCAACGTCTTTGACCGTTCAGCAAAGTTGCTCCAGAGATCCAGAACACCTTTGCTCAACCCTGAATTGCTGAGAAAGAAGGAATATTTACGTGACGAGGTTGCTCTAAAAACCATTGAACGTTTGGCATTCATCACAAGAGACTTTACAAATGTTCTAGATTTTGGTTCTCATCTGGggaacttgttgaagaatctctGTGTTGAGACAGAGATTCCACCAGACGCAGACTATGCCGAAACTGAGATCACCAAACAGTTGAATAATGACAAGAAAATCATCTGTAGTAAGATCAAAGAGTTGACCATGGTAGACTCGTCAAGGGAATTGCTCTATAGAGATGCTGAGGAAAGTTTCAATAGCGTATTTCCGGGTAAGGTTATACGAAGTGTAGCGGACGAAGAAATTTTTTCACACGAAAGTCTTTCGAAGCCAGAACATTATGATGCTGTGATTTCTAACTTGTCGCTCCATTGGATCAATGATCTTCCCTCGACGTTAGCtaacatcaacagaatcTTAAAACCTGACGGCTTATTCATGGGAACGTTATTTGGAGGGGACACTTTGTACGAATTGCGTACTTCGCTACAACTTGCTGAGATGGAGAGAATGGGTGGAATGTCGCCCAGAGTATCCCCTTTAGTTAATTTAAACGATATCGGCTCCTTGTTGAACCGTGCTGGCTTCAGTATGTTAACCATTGATGCAGAGGATATCATTGTAGGAGGATTCCCAGATATTGTTTCTGTGATGGACGATTTGCAGGCCATGGGAGAACAGAATTCGGTCTTATCCAGATCGGGATATTTGCCTCGTGATGTCTTACTAGCAGCCAACGAGATATACAAAACTATGCATGGAGAAAAAGACGATAACGGTGTCGTTACGTTACCTGCTACGTTCAATATTATCTTTATGATAggttggaagaagagtgAGAATCAGCCCAAGCCATTGGCCAGAGGCTCTGGGCAggtcaacttgaaggacGTATTGTAG
- a CDS encoding predicted protein (go_function ATP binding; ATP-dependent peptidase activity; serine-type endopeptidase activity~go_process proteolysis and peptidolysis), with product MARYKNPKSPAKLKQQIVLPTCKLDSNLVLLPGIIYNVTFSRFKAAALLYRYKDLVSQVSIINNLLNEYEFNPSKDSDSVEEDDMVTSPITISKVAVEGIEQFFKYEAAFKNSQGLVSEKDIAEVAPSNEFDWLTLAIKPNLEKIKEPSNAQIDPTEHNSVVTIARIVGIVDDTTNIKLTLQAITRGLKIAPKKKTRPNEQLLEVDWSSDIPELRRHFKSLKDSSLDLFKVIDKFIVDYRQALSINSANGNKSNLQITKPGSRYKGANGSSQKPGDLLTLNPLANALYLQLAGSKDFSKAFLSLQKLYGQFASDENLKVDTKSYLRLLDLTCGILPFPNHEKLKLLHKISIDDRGNELINMINQLIKIFDTLDGNNSFVNHWFYNEATNIQKANVVANQLKSIRLLLEGMTNKTRPISNRGNIKSFNNSENGNNNKTNGSGITSRRPKSNEDGGEVYDEEDDDEEDDELRAITNFIKYKLPNITTLSPDSKRLIIKDFKRIRASSQSPGGGGNSDFHVIRNYLEIVMDIPWDKYVTKFKSNKDIDLNFAKKQLDDDHYGLEHVKKRLIQYLVVLKLLGINAEKQISDFRKENQVPSPSSSGSNLATQNSLVPASSIVIANNDETSFAHKQAQNKVKTSIKESNIENQTNQSIQVTKYNKSPIIMLAGPPGTGKTSLAKSIASSLGRNFQRISLGGVKDESEIRGHRRTYVGAMPGLIIQALRKSRSMNPVILLDEIDKVIGGSSGVNKFNGDPSAALLEVLDPEQNTSFIDHYLGFPVDLSQVIFICTANEPHNLTRPLLDRLEMIEVSAYDYNEKLIIGRKYLLPRQVKRNGFPASDRIEEFVNIDDASMKKIIVDYTREAGVRNLERKLGTICRFKAVEYCEGLSGKSFYNPNVEEADLPKYLGIPYSSGDFSSIETTISNNSRVGIVNGLSYNSDGSGSVLVFETIGFDKRVGNPNSSNTGCSLVMTGRLGEVLMESGKIGLTFIKSLIYKNLIQAKEQPDDKYLIEKFNNLELNLHVPMGSISKDGPSAGITMATSFLSVILDKPVPADVAMTGEITLRGLVLPIGGVKEKMMGAHLNGNIRRMIVPRENRKDLIEEFSRSVEEAGDVVDSNLMNELLKDNEEADFKMDKVEKFYLKRYGIQIFYAREFYDVMKILWGEDDLLTKPKSNRILEYHL from the coding sequence ATGGCGCGCTACAAAAACCCCAAGTCTCCGGCTAAGTTGAAACAGCAGATCGTACTTCCCACCTGTAAACTCGACTCCAACTTGGTTTTGTTGCCAGGGATTATATACAACGTTACGTTTTCTCGTTTCAAAGCTGCTGCGTTGTTGTACCGTTACAAGGATCTTGTATCGCAAGTCTCAATAATAAACAACTTGCTCAACGAATATGAGTTCAATCCGTCTAAAGATTCGGActcagttgaagaagacgatatGGTCACAAGTCCTATCACTATCTCAAAGGTCGCTGTGGAAGGTATTGAACAGTTTTTCAAATACGAAGCAGCATTCAAGAACAGCCAGGGCTTAGTTTCGGAAAAGGATATTGCTGAAGTTGCACCCTCCAACGAGTTTGACTGGTTGACCCTTGCTATCAAGCccaatttggaaaagatcaaagagCCTAGTAATGCTCAAATTGATCCAACTGAACACAACAGTGTGGTCACTATAGCCAGAATCGTAGGAATCGTAGACGACACCAccaacatcaagttgacGTTGCAGGCTATAACCAGAGGATTGAAGATTGcacccaagaagaaaacaaggCCAAACGAACAACTCTTAGAAGTTGACTGGAGCTCAGACATCCCCGAGTTGAGGCGCCATTTTAAGTCTTTGAAGGATAGCAGTCTCGATTTGTTCAAGGTAATCGACAAATTTATTGTAGACTATCGTCAAGCTTTGAGCATCAACTCTGCCAATGGAAACAAGTCAAACCTCCAGATAACTAAACCGGGATCAAGATATAAAGGAGCCAATGGATCCAGCCAGAAACCTGGTGATTTGCTTACGTTGAATCCTTTGGCCAATGCTTTGTATCTCCAGTTGGCTGGTTCGAAGGATTTCTCCAAGGCATTTCTTAGTTTGCAGAAGTTATATGGCCAGTTTGCTTCTGatgaaaacttgaaggtTGACACGAAGTCATATTTGAGACTACTTGATTTGACTTGTGGAATCTTGCCATTTCCCAACCacgagaagttgaaattgctCCATAAAATTAGCATTGATGACAGAGGCAatgagttgatcaacatGATAAACCAGCTaatcaagatctttgacACTTTGGATGGTAACAACTCGTTTGTGAACCATTGGTTCTATAACGAAGCAACCAATATCCAGAAAGCCAATGTCGTAGCCAACCAGCTCAAATCTATCAGGTTGCTCTTAGAAGGAATGACGAATAAGACCAGACCAATCAGCAACAGAGGCAATATCAAatcgttcaacaacagtgAAAATGGCAATAACAATAAAACTAATGGTTCTGGAATCACAAGTCGTCGTCCTAAGTCAAATGAGGATGGAGGAGAAGTctatgatgaagaagatgatgatgaagaagatgatgagTTAAGAGCCATCACTAACTTcatcaagtacaagttgCCAAATATCACGACTTTAAGTCCTGActccaagagattgattATCAAGGATTTCAAAAGAATTAGAGCCTCTTCACAATCTCCTGGAGGAGGTGGTAACTCTGATTTCCACGTGATTAGAAACTATTTGGAGATCGTCATGGATATTCCTTGGGACAAGTACGTCACTaagttcaagtccaacaaaGATATTGACTTGAACTTTGCCAAGAAACAGTTGGACGATGACCACTACGGTTTGGAACATgtcaagaagagattgattCAGTACTTGGTTGTGTTGAAGCTTTTAGGAATTAACGCGGAAAAGCAGATTAGCGATTTCaggaaagaaaatcaagttCCTCTGCCTTCTTCTAGTGGACTGAATCTAGCCACTCAAAATAGTCTTGTGCCAGCTTCTTCTATTGTGATTGCCAACAACGACGAAACCTCATTTGCTCACAAACAAGCACAGAACAAGGTAAAGACTTCGATCAAGGAAAGCAATATAGAAAATCAAACCAACCAGTCGATTCAAGTTACCAAATACAACAAGTCGCCTATTATAATGTTGGCTGGGCCACCTGGTACAGGTAAGACTTCGTTGGCCAAATCTATTGCCAGTTCTTTAGGAAGAAACTTCCAGAGGATCTCGTTGGGTGGTGTCAAGGACGAGAGCGAGATCAGAGGTCATAGAAGAACCTATGTAGGAGCCATGCCTGGTTTGATTATCCAAGCTTTGAGAAAATCTAGATCAATGAACCCAGTGATTTtacttgatgaaatcgaCAAAGTCATTGGTGGAAGCTCTGGAgtgaacaagttcaatggAGATCCATCAGCTGCACTTTTGGAGGTTTTGGATCCAGAACAGAACACTTCGTTTATTGATCACTACCTTGGTTTCCCCGTAGACTTGTCTCAGGTGATTTTTATCTGCACTGCCAATGAGCCTCATAACTTGACCAGGCCGTTGTTGGATCGTCTTGAGATGATTGAAGTTAGCGCCTATGACTACAACGAAAAGTTAattattggaagaaagtaCTTGTTACCAAGGCAGGTGAAGAGAAATGGGTTTCCTGCTTCTGATCGTATCGAGGAGTTTGTCAACATTGACGATGCcctgatgaagaagatcattGTAGATTATACGAGAGAAGCCGGAGTGAGAAACCTCGAGCGAAAGTTGGGAACGATTTGTCGTTTTAAAGCAGTGGAATACTGTGAAGGACTTTCTGGCAAGAGTTTCTACAACCCCAATGTTGAGGAGGCAGACTTGCCTAAGTATTTGGGTATTCCATACAGCTCTGGAgacttttcttctatagAAACAACCATTTCGAACAACAGTAGAGTTGGTATAGTTAATGGTTTGTCATATAACTCGGACGGATCTGGATCGGTCTTGGTATTTGAGACTATTGGTTTCGACAAGAGAGTGGGAAATCCAAATAGCTCCAACACAGGCTGCTCTTTGGTTATGACAGGTAGATTGGGTGAAGTTCTCATGGAAAGTGGAAAAATTGGTTTGACTTTCATCAAACTGTTGATCTATAAGAACTTGATACAAGCCAAAGAGCAACCCGACGATAAGTATttgattgaaaagttcaacaacttagAGCTTAACTTACATGTACCAATGGGATCGATTTCTAAAGATGGTCCTTCTGCCGGTATTACAATGGCAACACTGTTCTTGTCGGTAATACTTGATAAGCCAGTTCCAGCGGATGTCGCCATGACTGGAGAAATCACCTTGAGAGGTTTGGTCTTACCCATTGGTGGTGTTAAGGAAAAGATGATGGGTGCTCATTTGAATGGAAACATCAGGCGAATGATTGTGCCTCGTGAAAATCGAAAAGATTTGATTGAAGAGTTCAGCAGAAGTGTAGAAGAGGCTGGAGACGTTGTTGattccaacttgatgaacgaattgttgaaagacAATGAGGAAGCTGATTTCAAGATGGATaaggttgaaaaattctatTTGAAGAGGTATGGCATTCAAATCTTTTATGCCCGTGAATTCTATGATGTAATGAAGATTCTCTGGGGTGAAGACGATTTGTTGACGAAACCGAAGTCCAACAGAATCCTCGAATACCACTTGTAA